In Humulus lupulus chromosome 6, drHumLupu1.1, whole genome shotgun sequence, a single genomic region encodes these proteins:
- the LOC133784697 gene encoding putative UDP-glucose flavonoid 3-O-glucosyltransferase 3 — MKKGELVFIPFPDIGHIVPALEMAKNLVARDQRLSISILIMKFLGFQPTSQSYVQSLIASISVERIKVIKLSEAQNVELTSSDPIQFIASFFENIKPHVRNAVKIFTESFPSQPDSPTLASIVIDMFCPTFVDIVDEFGVPYYTVFTCGAGFLKLISHLGNLSTNQNKDIAEYSVRELESLAEVAEQSTIE, encoded by the coding sequence atgaagaaaggagaaCTAGTTTTCATTCCTTTTCCAGATATAGGCCACATCGTCCCAGCGTTGGAGATGGCCAAGAATCTTGTTGCTCGAGATCAGCGTCTCTCCATCTCAATCCTCATCATGAAATTCCTAGGATTCCAGCCCACCAGCCAATCCTACGTGCAATCTCTCATTGCCTCCATCTCCGTCGAACGCATCAAGGTTATCAAACTATCAGAAGCTCAGAATGTGGAACTCACCAGTTCTGATCCCATACAGTTCATCGCTTCATTCTTTGAAAATATCAAACCCCACGTTCGAAACGCCGTCAAGATCTTCACTGAGTCTTTCCCGAGCCAACCCGACTCGCCTACGCTGGCAAGTATCGTCATCGACATGTTCTGCCCCACATTTGTCGACATTGTCGACGAGTTTGGGGTTCCCTACTACACGGTTTTCACGTGTGGGGCTGGCTTTCTCAAACTCATTTCTCATCTCGGAAACCTAAGTACCAACCAAAACAAAGATATTGCCGAATATAGTGTTAGAGAATTGGAATCCTTAGCTGAGGTGGCAGAGCAGAGCACGATTGAATGA